In Haliaeetus albicilla chromosome 12, bHalAlb1.1, whole genome shotgun sequence, a genomic segment contains:
- the WFIKKN2 gene encoding WAP, Kazal, immunoglobulin, Kunitz and NTR domain-containing protein 2: MWILLGKSSVLLLLEVSLKGRALPPIRYSHAGICPNDMNPNLWVDAQSTCKRECEADLECETFEKCCPNVCGTKSCVAARYMDVKGKKGPVGMPKEATCDRFMCIQQGSECDIWDGQPVCKCKDRCEKEPSFTCASDGLTYYNKCYMDAEACIKGITLNVVTCRYHLTWPNTSPIPPETTARPTTAYSETTVVDILPPALVNNPVHQSVYVGETVSFLCDVTGRPKPEITWEKQVDGKDKVIMKPNHVRGNVVVTNIAQLVIYNTQLQDAGIYTCTAKNSGGLLRADFPLSVIKGEPTSKEASQNKTHFPTDECLKQPDSEDCGEEQTRWYYDAKKNNCFTFIYGNCNSNLNHFETYENCMLTCMNGPINICNLPALQGHCKAYEPRWAYNSLTKQCQSFIYGGCGGNENNFESREACEEMCPFPKNTHCKACKPRQKLVTSFCKSDFVILGRITELTEDQDSGHALVTVEEILKDEKMGLKFLGKEPLEITLLNMDWSCPCPNMTTVDGQLIIMGDVHNGMAVLQPDSFVGTSSIRRVRKLREVIHKKTCELLKEFLGLH, from the exons ATGTGGATCTTGCTGGGGAAGAGCAGTGTCCTCTTGCTTCTGGAGGTCTCTCTGAAAGGGAGAGCTCTACCTCCAATCCGGTATTCCCACGCTGGGATATGCCCCAATGACATGAACCCCAACCTGTGGGTCGACGCGCAGAGCACTTGCAAGAGAGAGTGCGAAGCTGATCTG GAGTGCGAGACCTTTGAGAAGTGCTGCCCCAATGTCTGCGGAACGAAGAGTTGCGTGGCGGCTCGGTACATGGACGTCAAGGGGAAAAAGGGGCCGGTGGGAATGCCCAAAGAGGCAACCTGCGACCGTTTCATGTGCATCCAGCAAGGCTCAGAGTGCGACATCTGGGACGGGCAACCCGTCTGCAAGTGCAAGGACAGGTGTGAGAAGGAGCCGAGCTTCACCTGTGCCTCCGACGGGCTCACCTACTACAACAAGTGCTACATGGATGCAGAAGCTTGCATCAAAGGCATTACACTGAATGTAGTCACCTGTAGGTACCATCTGACCTGGCCAAACACCAGCCCTATCCCACCAGAAACAACAGCTCGCCCTACTACTGCCTATTCCGAGACAACGGTCGTCGACATCTTGCCGCCTGCTCTAGTGAACAACCCCGTCCATCAGTCAGTCTACGTGGGAGAGACCGTCAGCTTCCTCTGTGACGTTACAGGGAGACCCAAGCCAGAAATCACGTGGGAGAAGCAGGTCGACGGGAAAGACAAAGTCATCATGAAGCCAAATCACGTCAGAGGGAATGTCGTGGTCACCAACATCGCCCAGCTGGTCATCTACAACACCCAGCTCCAAGATGCAGGCATCTACACCTGCACCGCCAAAAACAGCGGTGGCCTTCTCAGGGCTGATTTCCCTTTGTCAGTCATCAAAGGAGAACCCACATCCAAAGAAGCTTCCCAAAACAAAACGCATTTTCCAACCGACGAGTGCCTGAAGCAACCAGACAGCGAAGACTGTGGGGAAGAGCAGACCAGGTGGTACTAtgatgcaaagaaaaacaactgctTTACTTTCATCTATGGGAACTGCAACAGCAACCTCAACCACTTTGAGACCTACGAGAACTGTATGCTAACGTGCATGAATGGCCCAATCAACATTTGCAACCTGCCAGCCCTCCAAGGTCACTGCAAGGCCTATGAGCCCAGATGGGCCTATAACAGCTTGACGAAGCAGTGCCAGTCCTTCATCTATGGCGGGTGCGGAGGCAACGAGAACAACTTTGAGAGCCGGGAAGCCTGCGAAGAGATGTGCCCTTTCCCGAAGAACACGCACTGCAAAGCTTGCAAACCACGCCAGAAGCTGGTGACAAGCTTCTGCAAAAGCGACTTTGTTATCCTGGGCCGTATAACAGAGCTGACGGAAGACCAAGACTCGGGACATGCCCTGGTGACAGTGGAGGAGATtctcaaagatgaaaaaatggGATTAAAATTCCTGGGGAAGGAACCACTAGAAATCACGCTTTTGAACATGGACTGGAGCTGCCCATGTCCCAACATGACCACAGTGGATGGCCAGCTCATCATCATGGGAGATGTCCACAATGGCATGGCTGTCCTACAGCCAGACAGCTTTGTGGGGACCTCCAGCATCCGGCGCGTGCGGAAGCTCCGCGAAGTCATCCACAAGAAAACCTGTGAGCTTTTGAAAGAGTTCCTAGGATTGCATTAA